The genome window ATCACATCTTCAAGGTGTCCAATTACCTCGGATTCACTTACCGGCGGGTTGCCGACACCAAGCACCGGCTGCGCATAATCCCTGTGGTACAGGAAAATACGGCCAAGCATGGACTTCGCAGCCCATGAGGATGCTCTTCCCATCTCATTGGACGGGATGTTATCACGAAGATCGGGAATGATATCCAGCAATTCGGTAATCATGAAATTGTAGACATCGTCCGGATCGTCCTGGGGGATACGGATATCTTCAGCTACCAGCGGCCGCTCGACAAGCGGAACATAGCCAAAGAAGCGAACCAGGTCATAGTAGAACAGAACACGCAGGAAGCGAGCCTCTGCAGCCATGATTGCCCGGGTCTCTTCATTGTCGAAAGAAACATCATCGATATTGTCGAGCAGCAAATTTGCCCGGTAGATTCCCGTAAAGCGGTCAGACCAGATTCCGAGAGCCTTACCGTTGGTTACGGAAATATTATGCCGGTTGAACTCGAGTATTTCAGGCTGGTCACCCGGACCGGATCCACCGCCGAAAGCATCATCCGAAAGTACATTGGAGATGAGATCGAACGGGTGAAAGCCTTGATTGTCTCGTCCATGATGGAAGGTCAGCACTTCATAGACGGCGAACAGGGCCTGCTGGGCATCCCTTTCAGACTGAAAGAAATTGTCCTGGGTTCGCTCAACCGGCGGCGTGTGCTCAAGGAAATCATCAACACAGCCGGAAAGCAGCAACAGGCCAAAGAGAGTAATAATTAACGTTAGTCTTTTCATAACAGCTTTGAATTAATGATTAAAAATCGAGGTTGATACCCATGGTGATGGTGCGGGCCTGCGGATAGATGTTACGGTCGATACCCACATCAAGCGCCCAGCTGGAGCCGATTTCAGGATCATGTCCGGAATAGCCGGTGAATGTCAGCAGATTCTGCGCAGCTGCATACACTCTCAGCCTGCTTGCACCTATCATGTCCGTAAAGCTGCCGGGCAGAGTGTAGCCAAGGCTGATATTTCGCAGTCTCACATATGATCCGTCTTCAATGAAGAAATCGGATGGTCGGACATAGTTTCCATTCGGATCATCGATTGTAACTCTTGGATGATCAGTGGACGGATTTTCTTCGGTCCAGCGATCTAGTACATCATCCTGCCAGTTCGGCATGGAAAGATCGTGGCGTCGTCTTCCACCGGTAAAAATGTCATTGCCGAATGACCCGTACCAGAACATGTTCAGATCCCAGTTTCTGAAATCGATGTCAATATTGAGACCCATCGTGAAATCAGGATAGGGATTTCCGATTTTGACACGATCTTCATCAGTAATCTGACCGTCATCATTCTGGTCAACAAAGATCAGGTCACCGGGACGCGCATCGGGCTGTATTATTTCACCTTCGGAGTTTACGTGGTCCTCAACTTCCTGCTGAGTCTGGAAAATTCCTGCCGTTTCATATCCCCAGAAGAAAGCAATCGGCTCACCTTCCATGGCCATGGCCACATGATCCATAGCAGTGGAAACGCCGGCTCCGAAAAGTCGTCCCTCTTCATTGTCAATAGAGGTAACCTCATTGCGGTTGATGGTACCCGTCAGGCTGAAGTTGAACTGCCAGTCATCCAGGATCTGACGGTATCCGGCCTCGATTTCAACTCCTCTGTTCTGAATGTTCCCGCCATTGATTGTGGGAGGAGCATTTCCGATAAACGCTGGAATCGGAGCGGACAAGAGCAGGCCTTTGGTTCGCTTGTCGTAAACGTCAAGGTTGAAATATACCCTGTGATCCAGGTATGCCGTTTCAAGTCCGACACTCGTCTG of Natronogracilivirga saccharolytica contains these proteins:
- a CDS encoding RagB/SusD family nutrient uptake outer membrane protein, with the protein product MKRLTLIITLFGLLLLSGCVDDFLEHTPPVERTQDNFFQSERDAQQALFAVYEVLTFHHGRDNQGFHPFDLISNVLSDDAFGGGSGPGDQPEILEFNRHNISVTNGKALGIWSDRFTGIYRANLLLDNIDDVSFDNEETRAIMAAEARFLRVLFYYDLVRFFGYVPLVERPLVAEDIRIPQDDPDDVYNFMITELLDIIPDLRDNIPSNEMGRASSWAAKSMLGRIFLYHRDYAQPVLGVGNPPVSESEVIGHLEDVINNSGHELLDDFADLWGTDGNNNNEAIFSVQHIETSFGDWGFLNGSIGNWASQMTGLRGVGFHPEYISGWSFQPVTGDLAESFDEDADSRYFASILDPVEEGVNHDADGMHQWRGFAFKKFYPRRADLPSVNLEFNWPYNRPVIRFADVLLMAAELGASDAQNYFDQVRMRAYGDDFEQIPVNRENIMEERRLEFAGEGKRYWDLLRMGLDTAAETINARADGDIRIEFRTERLGLLPIPQSEINLSDRTLEQNPGY